In Burkholderia contaminans, the following proteins share a genomic window:
- a CDS encoding replicative DNA helicase, whose amino-acid sequence MNAPQDPQIESLKVPPHSVEAEQSVLGGLLLDNAAWDRIADFLSQGDFYRYDHRIIYEHIGRLIASTRPADVVTVYEALTTSGKADDVGGLAYLNALAQNTPSAANIRRYAEIVRDRAVLRRLVSVADEISADAFNPQGKEVRQLLDEAESKVFSIAEEGARGNQGFLEIGPLLTQVVERIDTLYHTANPSDVTGTPTGFVDLDRMTSGMHGGELIIVAGRPSMGKTAFSMNIGEYVAVEYGLPVAVFSMEMPGTQLVMRMLGSIGRLDQHRMRTGRLTDEDWPKLTHAVQKMSEAQLFIDETGGLNPMELRSRARRLARQCGKLGLIIVDYLQLMSGSSQGENRATEISEISRSLKSLAKELDVPVIALSQLNRGLEQRPNKRPVMSDLRESGAIEQDADVILFIYRDEVYNPDSPDKGTAEIIIGKQRNGPIGPVRLTFLGQYTKFDNFAGAQTFYGE is encoded by the coding sequence ATGAACGCGCCGCAAGATCCTCAAATCGAATCGCTGAAAGTCCCGCCGCATTCGGTCGAAGCCGAGCAGTCGGTGCTCGGCGGCCTGTTGCTCGACAACGCGGCCTGGGACCGGATTGCCGACTTCCTGTCGCAAGGCGATTTCTACCGCTACGACCACCGGATCATCTACGAGCACATCGGCCGCCTGATCGCGTCGACGCGCCCGGCCGACGTCGTGACCGTGTACGAAGCGCTGACCACGTCCGGCAAGGCCGACGACGTCGGCGGGCTTGCCTACCTGAACGCGCTCGCACAGAACACGCCGAGCGCGGCGAACATCCGCCGTTATGCGGAAATCGTGCGCGACCGCGCGGTGCTGCGCCGGCTCGTGTCGGTCGCCGACGAGATCTCGGCCGATGCGTTCAACCCGCAGGGCAAGGAAGTCCGCCAGCTGCTCGACGAGGCCGAGTCGAAGGTGTTCTCGATCGCCGAAGAGGGCGCGCGCGGCAACCAGGGCTTCCTCGAGATCGGCCCGCTGCTCACGCAGGTCGTCGAGCGCATCGATACGCTGTACCACACGGCGAACCCGAGCGACGTCACGGGCACGCCGACGGGCTTCGTCGACCTCGACCGGATGACGTCGGGAATGCACGGCGGCGAACTGATCATCGTTGCGGGAAGACCGTCGATGGGCAAGACCGCATTCTCGATGAACATCGGCGAATACGTCGCGGTCGAGTACGGGCTGCCGGTCGCGGTGTTCTCGATGGAAATGCCGGGCACCCAGCTCGTGATGCGGATGCTCGGCTCGATCGGCCGGCTCGACCAGCACCGGATGCGCACGGGCCGCCTGACGGACGAGGATTGGCCGAAACTGACGCACGCCGTGCAGAAGATGAGCGAGGCGCAGCTCTTCATCGACGAGACGGGCGGCCTGAACCCGATGGAATTGCGCTCGCGCGCGCGGCGTCTGGCGCGGCAGTGCGGCAAGCTCGGCCTGATCATCGTCGACTACCTGCAGCTGATGTCGGGTTCGTCGCAGGGCGAGAACCGCGCGACCGAAATCTCGGAAATCTCGCGATCGCTGAAGAGCCTCGCGAAGGAGCTCGACGTGCCGGTGATCGCGCTGTCGCAGCTGAACCGCGGCCTCGAACAGCGTCCGAACAAGCGCCCGGTGATGTCGGACTTGCGCGAATCGGGCGCAATCGAACAGGACGCGGACGTGATCCTGTTCATCTACCGTGACGAAGTCTACAACCCGGACAGCCCCGACAAGGGCACGGCCGAAATCATCATCGGCAAGCAGCGTAACGGTCCGATCGGCCCCGTTCGGCTCACGTTCCTGGGGCAATACACGAAGTTCGACAACTTTGCGGGGGCGCAGACGTTCTACGGCGAGTAA
- the rplI gene encoding 50S ribosomal protein L9, translating to MQIILLEKVANLGNLGDIVKVKDGYARNFLIPNRKARRATKEAIAEFEVRRAELEKIAAEKLAASQAVGEKLNGQSFEITQKSGVDGRLFGSVTNGDVAELLKKAGFEVEKLQVRMPEGPLKMIGEHSVQVALHTDVVVDVTINVIGDHA from the coding sequence ATGCAAATCATTCTGTTGGAAAAAGTCGCCAATCTGGGTAACCTCGGCGACATCGTCAAGGTCAAGGACGGTTACGCTCGCAACTTCCTGATCCCGAACCGCAAGGCTCGCCGCGCAACGAAGGAAGCGATCGCCGAATTCGAAGTTCGCCGCGCTGAACTCGAAAAGATCGCCGCTGAAAAGCTGGCAGCATCGCAGGCAGTCGGCGAGAAGCTGAACGGCCAGTCGTTCGAAATCACGCAGAAGTCGGGCGTTGACGGCCGTCTGTTCGGCTCGGTCACGAACGGCGACGTCGCGGAACTGCTGAAGAAGGCAGGTTTCGAAGTCGAGAAGCTGCAAGTTCGCATGCCGGAAGGCCCGCTGAAAATGATCGGCGAGCACAGCGTCCAGGTCGCGCTGCATACGGACGTCGTCGTCGACGTCACGATCAACGTGATCGGCGACCACGCGTAA
- the rpsR gene encoding 30S ribosomal protein S18, which yields MPRPTGKKFDKRRQQQNPLFKRKKFCRFTAAGVEQIDYKDTETLKDFIGENGKITPARLTGTKAHYQRQLDTAIKRARFLALLPYTDQHKA from the coding sequence ATGCCCCGCCCGACTGGTAAGAAATTCGACAAGCGTCGTCAGCAACAAAACCCGCTCTTCAAGCGCAAGAAGTTCTGCCGTTTCACGGCCGCAGGCGTCGAGCAGATCGACTACAAGGACACGGAAACGCTGAAGGACTTCATCGGCGAAAACGGCAAGATCACGCCGGCTCGTCTGACGGGTACGAAGGCGCACTATCAGCGTCAGCTGGATACGGCCATCAAGCGTGCGCGTTTCCTCGCGCTGCTGCCGTACACCGATCAGCACAAGGCGTAA
- the priB gene encoding primosomal replication protein N: MNRLQLTASVVERAPVRYTPAGVPIASATLHHRTEVVEAGIPRQVEMTIEAVAAGEASGRLESREMGVETLFTGFLAKKSRNARTLVFHITALQDIGKD; encoded by the coding sequence GTGAACAGGTTGCAATTGACGGCAAGCGTCGTCGAACGCGCACCGGTGCGATATACGCCGGCAGGTGTTCCGATCGCAAGCGCCACATTGCATCACCGCACGGAAGTCGTCGAAGCAGGCATTCCCCGTCAGGTCGAAATGACGATCGAGGCGGTGGCGGCCGGTGAGGCGAGCGGCAGGCTGGAGAGTCGTGAAATGGGCGTCGAAACGCTGTTCACGGGCTTCCTGGCAAAAAAGAGCCGCAACGCGAGAACCTTGGTGTTTCACATCACAGCATTGCAGGACATTGGAAAGGACTGA
- the rpsF gene encoding 30S ribosomal protein S6 yields the protein MRHYEIVFIVHPDQSEQVPAMIERYKTTITSHGGQIHRVEDWGRRQLAYMIEKLAKAHYVCMNIECDQTTLDELEHAFKFNDAVLRHLIVKMKKAETGPSPMMKEVQREEAKKAAAAQPTEAQA from the coding sequence ATGCGTCATTACGAAATCGTATTCATCGTGCACCCCGATCAGAGCGAGCAAGTGCCCGCGATGATCGAGCGTTACAAGACCACGATCACGTCGCACGGCGGTCAGATCCACCGCGTCGAAGACTGGGGCCGTCGCCAACTGGCCTACATGATCGAGAAACTCGCGAAGGCTCACTACGTCTGCATGAACATCGAGTGCGACCAGACGACGCTCGACGAACTCGAACACGCGTTCAAGTTCAACGACGCCGTGCTGCGCCACCTCATCGTCAAGATGAAGAAGGCCGAAACCGGCCCGTCGCCGATGATGAAGGAAGTTCAGCGCGAAGAAGCCAAGAAGGCGGCTGCAGCTCAGCCGACCGAAGCGCAGGCTTAA
- a CDS encoding anti-sigma factor family protein codes for MDCNEARALLDADVDRELSAPDALRVQQHVEGCEACRRERARIVTLVQAVRQADYHRAPDALRASILASLPAAADAPVREQARAEPQHERRSKPQPRPRGRRWFSWLTDRGGAARPVSAGMGPRVAALPGLGWGVALLVALAAAGGMALSARHADTDRTVDELVSSHVRADLSARDIDVISTDRHTVKPWFNGRIDYAPPVEDLAADGFALVGGRLDYVGRRRVAVLVYRYRQHVIDVYVRPAGEGPGAPYSTVSQGYALDRWDAAGMTWWAVTDAEPSALAAFRTALDARLGVTRTE; via the coding sequence ATGGACTGTAACGAAGCGCGAGCGTTGCTGGACGCGGACGTCGACCGCGAGCTGTCGGCGCCCGATGCGTTGCGGGTCCAGCAGCATGTCGAAGGGTGCGAAGCGTGCCGCCGCGAACGCGCGCGGATCGTCACGCTGGTGCAGGCCGTGCGCCAGGCTGACTATCACCGTGCGCCGGATGCGTTGCGGGCCAGCATTCTCGCGAGCCTGCCGGCAGCGGCCGATGCACCCGTGCGCGAGCAGGCGCGGGCGGAGCCGCAGCACGAACGGCGCTCAAAGCCGCAGCCGCGTCCGCGTGGCCGCCGCTGGTTTTCGTGGCTGACGGACCGTGGCGGGGCGGCACGCCCGGTGTCGGCCGGCATGGGGCCGCGCGTTGCCGCGCTGCCCGGCCTCGGCTGGGGTGTCGCGCTGCTGGTGGCGCTTGCCGCGGCGGGCGGGATGGCGTTGTCCGCCCGCCACGCCGACACCGACCGCACGGTCGACGAACTCGTGTCGAGCCACGTGCGGGCCGACCTGTCGGCGCGCGACATCGACGTGATCTCGACCGACCGGCATACGGTCAAGCCGTGGTTCAACGGCCGGATCGACTATGCGCCGCCGGTCGAGGATCTCGCGGCGGACGGCTTCGCGCTGGTCGGCGGCCGGCTCGACTACGTCGGGCGTCGCCGCGTCGCGGTGCTCGTCTACCGTTACCGGCAGCACGTGATCGACGTCTACGTGCGGCCGGCCGGGGAGGGGCCGGGGGCGCCGTACTCGACCGTGTCGCAGGGCTACGCGCTCGACCGGTGGGACGCGGCCGGGATGACGTGGTGGGCCGTGACCGACGCCGAGCCGTCGGCGCTCGCGGCATTCAGGACCGCGCTCGATGCGCGGCTCGGGGTCACGCGCACCGAGTGA
- a CDS encoding RNA polymerase sigma factor gives MGQAGQAVEERSADDAVARGERFRALVLPHLDAAYNLARWLSGNAGDADDVVQDACMRALRFVDSCRGDNARPWLLTIVRHTWYTEWRRRTHAHEVALPDTLDDTDVPDDWQPATDDPLAHLLRGENVRLVNEALAKLPPEYREVLVLREMEDLSYREIAAIADVPVGTVMSRLARGRRKLAALLGGPPAPATEGRPGRTPAGGTASEAIDGL, from the coding sequence GTGGGGCAAGCCGGACAGGCGGTCGAAGAGCGGTCGGCAGACGACGCGGTTGCGCGTGGCGAGCGGTTTCGTGCGCTCGTGCTGCCGCATCTCGACGCCGCATACAATCTCGCGCGCTGGCTGAGCGGCAACGCCGGCGATGCGGACGACGTCGTCCAGGACGCGTGCATGCGCGCACTGCGCTTCGTCGATTCGTGTCGCGGCGACAACGCGCGGCCGTGGCTGCTGACGATCGTGCGCCATACCTGGTACACGGAATGGCGACGCCGCACGCATGCGCACGAGGTCGCGCTGCCCGACACGCTCGACGACACCGACGTGCCCGACGACTGGCAACCGGCGACCGACGATCCGCTCGCGCACCTGCTGCGCGGCGAGAACGTGCGGCTCGTGAACGAAGCGCTCGCGAAGCTGCCGCCCGAATACCGCGAGGTGCTCGTGCTGCGCGAGATGGAGGACCTGAGCTACCGCGAGATTGCGGCGATCGCGGACGTGCCGGTCGGCACGGTGATGTCGCGGCTCGCACGGGGCCGGCGCAAGCTCGCCGCGCTGCTGGGCGGCCCGCCGGCACCGGCGACCGAAGGCAGGCCGGGCCGTACGCCGGCTGGCGGAACCGCATCGGAGGCTATCGATGGACTGTAA
- a CDS encoding LysR family transcriptional regulator, with protein sequence MDRFKQIETFVRVADAGSLAAAALEEGVSPVVLGRRIDALEKRLGVKLMYRSTRRLVVSEEGAAFLERCRGLLSEWDQAENELAAGRRAVSGHLIVSAPAAFGRKHVAPHAPGFLADKPEMQLSFNLTDRVVDLVREGYDLSIRIGGAVDPNFVAVKLASNRRVVCGTPGYFRQHGRPKSLDDLLKHNCLAFNLQGGQNRGWYFQRHGKIATMRVAGNLDCNDGELLHRWVAEGLGLGWRSTWEIAAQLETGELETVLDEYALPDYDILAVYPQQRYVPARVRYFIDYLRAAYASPGYWSTTP encoded by the coding sequence ATGGATCGCTTCAAGCAGATCGAGACGTTCGTGCGGGTGGCCGATGCCGGCAGCCTGGCGGCGGCGGCGCTCGAGGAGGGCGTGTCGCCGGTGGTGCTGGGGCGACGCATCGACGCGCTCGAAAAGCGTCTCGGCGTGAAGCTGATGTACCGTTCGACGCGGCGGCTGGTGGTCAGCGAGGAGGGCGCGGCGTTCCTCGAGCGCTGCCGCGGCCTCCTGTCCGAATGGGACCAGGCCGAGAACGAACTGGCCGCCGGGCGGCGCGCGGTCAGCGGGCACCTGATCGTGTCCGCGCCGGCCGCATTCGGGCGCAAGCATGTCGCGCCGCATGCGCCCGGCTTTCTGGCCGACAAGCCCGAGATGCAGTTGTCGTTCAACCTGACCGATCGCGTCGTCGATCTCGTACGCGAAGGCTACGACCTGTCGATCCGGATCGGCGGGGCCGTCGATCCGAACTTCGTCGCGGTGAAGCTCGCGTCGAACCGGCGCGTGGTGTGCGGCACGCCCGGATATTTCCGCCAGCATGGCCGGCCGAAGTCGCTCGACGACCTGCTCAAGCACAACTGCCTGGCGTTCAACCTGCAGGGCGGGCAGAACCGCGGCTGGTATTTCCAGCGCCACGGCAAGATCGCGACGATGCGTGTCGCAGGCAATCTCGACTGCAACGACGGCGAACTGCTGCACCGCTGGGTGGCGGAAGGTCTCGGGCTCGGCTGGCGCTCGACGTGGGAAATCGCCGCCCAGCTCGAGACGGGCGAGCTTGAAACCGTGCTCGACGAATATGCGTTGCCCGACTACGACATCCTCGCGGTCTACCCGCAGCAGCGCTACGTGCCGGCGCGCGTGCGCTACTTCATCGACTACCTGCGCGCCGCTTATGCGAGCCCGGGCTACTGGAGCACCACGCCGTAA
- the gcl gene encoding glyoxylate carboligase, with the protein MAKMRAVDAAVLVLEKEGIQTAFGVPGAAINPFYSAMRKSGGISHVLARHVEGASHMAEGFTRAAPGNIGVCIGTSGPAGTDMITGLYSASADSIPILAITGQAPRARLYKEDFQAVDIESIAKPVTKWAVTVREPALVPRVFQQAFHLMRSGRPGPVLVDLPIDVQLAEIEFDIDTYEPLPVYKPAATRAQIEKALAMLNDADKPLIVSGGGVLNAAAEDLLVQFAETIGVPVIPTLMSWGAIADDHPLMAGMVGLQTSHRYGNATMLASDFVLGIGNRWANRHTGSVEVYTKGRKFVHVDIEPTQIGRVFGPDLGIVSDAKAALELFVAVAQEWKAAGKLKDRSAWVSECQERKRTLQRKTHFDNVPVKPQRVYEEMNKVFGRDTCYVSTIGLSQIAAAQFLHVFKARNWINCGQAGPLGWTIPAALGVRAADPGRPIVALSGDYDFQFMIEELAAGAQFKLPYVHVVVNNSYLGLIRQAQRAFDMDYCVQLAFDNVNAPELNGYGVDHVAVAEGLGCKALRVFKPEEIEPALRQAQTLAEEFSVPVVVEVILERVTNISMGTEIDAINEFEDLAEKAEHAPTAISMLD; encoded by the coding sequence ATGGCCAAGATGAGAGCCGTCGACGCAGCTGTGCTCGTGCTCGAGAAAGAAGGCATCCAGACCGCATTCGGCGTGCCGGGCGCAGCGATCAACCCGTTCTACTCGGCCATGCGCAAGTCCGGTGGCATCAGCCACGTACTGGCACGCCACGTCGAAGGCGCGTCGCACATGGCCGAAGGCTTCACGCGTGCGGCCCCGGGCAACATCGGCGTGTGCATTGGCACGTCGGGCCCCGCCGGCACCGACATGATCACGGGCCTCTACTCCGCCTCGGCCGACTCGATTCCGATCCTCGCGATCACGGGCCAGGCACCGCGTGCCCGCCTGTACAAGGAAGACTTCCAGGCCGTCGACATCGAGTCGATCGCGAAGCCCGTCACGAAGTGGGCCGTCACCGTGCGCGAGCCGGCGCTCGTGCCGCGCGTGTTCCAGCAGGCATTCCACCTGATGCGCTCGGGCCGTCCGGGCCCGGTGCTGGTCGACCTGCCGATCGACGTGCAGCTCGCCGAAATCGAATTCGACATCGACACGTACGAACCGCTGCCGGTCTACAAGCCCGCGGCCACCCGCGCGCAGATCGAGAAGGCGCTCGCGATGCTCAACGACGCGGACAAGCCGCTGATCGTGTCGGGCGGCGGCGTGCTCAACGCGGCGGCGGAAGACCTGCTCGTCCAGTTCGCCGAAACGATCGGCGTGCCGGTGATCCCGACGCTGATGTCGTGGGGCGCGATTGCCGACGACCATCCGCTGATGGCCGGCATGGTCGGCCTGCAGACGTCGCACCGCTACGGCAACGCGACGATGCTCGCGTCCGACTTCGTGCTCGGCATCGGCAACCGCTGGGCGAACCGCCACACGGGCAGCGTCGAGGTCTATACGAAGGGCCGCAAGTTCGTGCACGTCGACATCGAACCGACGCAGATCGGCCGCGTGTTCGGCCCGGATCTCGGCATCGTGTCGGACGCGAAGGCCGCGCTGGAGCTGTTCGTCGCCGTTGCACAGGAATGGAAGGCCGCCGGCAAGCTGAAGGATCGCAGCGCGTGGGTGTCGGAATGCCAGGAGCGCAAGCGCACGCTGCAGCGCAAGACGCACTTCGACAACGTGCCGGTCAAGCCGCAGCGCGTGTACGAAGAGATGAACAAGGTGTTCGGCCGCGATACCTGCTACGTCAGCACGATCGGCCTGTCGCAGATCGCCGCCGCGCAGTTCCTGCACGTGTTCAAGGCACGCAACTGGATCAACTGCGGTCAGGCCGGCCCGCTCGGCTGGACGATCCCCGCCGCGCTCGGCGTGCGTGCAGCAGACCCGGGCCGCCCGATCGTCGCGCTGTCCGGCGACTACGACTTCCAGTTCATGATCGAGGAACTGGCGGCCGGCGCGCAATTCAAGCTGCCGTACGTGCACGTCGTCGTGAACAACTCGTACCTCGGGCTGATCCGCCAGGCGCAGCGTGCGTTCGACATGGACTACTGCGTGCAGCTCGCGTTCGACAACGTGAATGCGCCGGAACTGAACGGCTACGGCGTCGACCACGTGGCCGTCGCGGAAGGCCTCGGCTGCAAGGCGCTGCGCGTGTTCAAGCCGGAAGAGATCGAGCCGGCGCTGCGTCAGGCGCAGACGCTCGCGGAAGAGTTCAGCGTGCCGGTGGTCGTGGAAGTGATCCTCGAGCGTGTGACGAACATCTCGATGGGCACCGAAATCGACGCGATCAACGAATTCGAGGATCTCGCCGAAAAGGCCGAGCACGCACCGACCGCGATCTCGATGCTCGACTGA
- the hyi gene encoding hydroxypyruvate isomerase, with product MPKFAANLTMLFNEVPFLDRFKAAADAGFDAVEFLFPYPYAKEELAERLETHRLRLVLHNLPAGNWDQGERGIACLPDRVGEFQEGVGRAIEYAKALKVPQLNCLVGIPSASTARDKTFVTIVDNLRFAADALKREGIRLLVEPCNSFDIPGFALNRSSEGLDVIRAVGSDNLFLQYDIYHMQRMEGELAATIERNLASIGHVQLADNPGRNEPGTGEINYAFLFALLDRLGYAGYVGCEYKPRTTTTEGLGWLQGVAGCAPGSARRAA from the coding sequence ATGCCGAAGTTTGCTGCAAACCTGACCATGCTGTTCAACGAAGTGCCGTTCCTCGACCGCTTCAAGGCGGCCGCCGATGCGGGCTTCGACGCCGTCGAGTTCCTGTTCCCGTACCCGTACGCGAAAGAGGAACTCGCCGAGCGGCTCGAGACGCATCGCCTGCGCCTCGTGCTGCACAACCTGCCGGCCGGCAACTGGGACCAGGGCGAGCGCGGCATCGCGTGCCTGCCCGACCGCGTCGGCGAATTCCAGGAAGGCGTCGGCCGTGCGATCGAGTACGCGAAGGCGCTGAAGGTACCGCAGCTGAACTGCCTCGTCGGCATCCCGTCGGCCAGCACGGCGCGCGACAAGACGTTCGTCACGATCGTCGACAACCTGCGCTTTGCCGCCGATGCGTTGAAGCGCGAAGGCATCCGCCTGCTCGTCGAGCCGTGCAACAGCTTCGACATCCCGGGCTTCGCGCTGAACCGCTCGTCCGAAGGGCTCGACGTGATCCGCGCGGTCGGCTCGGACAACCTGTTCCTGCAGTACGACATCTATCACATGCAGCGCATGGAAGGCGAACTGGCCGCGACGATCGAACGCAACCTCGCGTCGATCGGCCACGTCCAGCTCGCGGACAACCCGGGCCGCAACGAGCCGGGCACGGGCGAGATCAACTACGCGTTCCTGTTCGCGCTGCTCGACCGGCTCGGCTATGCCGGCTACGTCGGCTGCGAGTACAAGCCCCGCACCACCACGACGGAAGGCCTCGGCTGGCTGCAAGGCGTCGCCGGCTGCGCACCCGGCTCGGCGCGTCGCGCCGCCTGA
- a CDS encoding 2-hydroxy-3-oxopropionate reductase, whose protein sequence is MATIGFIGLGIMGAHMARNLLKGDHQLVVNGAFPIPEDLRTSAKVVVNSTEVARNADIIISMVPDTPDVRNVLFADDGVAKGLTAGKLVIDMSSISPLDTQEFAKQINALGCDYLDAPVSGGEVGAREATLTIMVGGPEAAFERAKPLFEKMGKNITLVGDNGAGQTCKVANQIIVALNIEAVGEALLFAARSGADPERVRQALMGGFAASRILEVHGARMTKRTFDPGFRIELHQKDLNLALDGARKLGLALPHTASAQQLFSVCASHGGKAWDHSALVRALEIMSNFEIGQTPAA, encoded by the coding sequence ATGGCAACCATCGGTTTCATCGGCCTCGGCATCATGGGCGCGCACATGGCGCGCAACCTGCTCAAGGGCGACCACCAGCTCGTCGTGAACGGCGCGTTCCCGATTCCCGAGGACCTGCGCACGAGCGCGAAGGTCGTCGTGAACTCGACCGAAGTCGCGCGGAACGCAGACATCATCATCTCGATGGTGCCGGATACGCCGGACGTGCGTAACGTGCTGTTCGCCGACGACGGCGTCGCGAAGGGCCTGACGGCCGGCAAGCTCGTGATCGACATGAGCTCGATCTCGCCGCTCGACACGCAGGAATTCGCGAAGCAGATCAACGCGCTCGGCTGCGACTACCTCGACGCGCCGGTGTCCGGCGGCGAAGTCGGCGCACGCGAAGCGACGCTGACGATCATGGTCGGCGGCCCGGAGGCGGCGTTCGAGCGCGCGAAGCCGCTGTTCGAGAAGATGGGCAAGAACATCACGCTCGTCGGCGACAACGGCGCGGGCCAGACCTGCAAGGTCGCGAACCAGATCATCGTCGCGCTGAACATCGAGGCGGTCGGCGAAGCGCTGCTGTTCGCCGCACGTTCGGGTGCCGATCCGGAGCGTGTGCGCCAGGCGCTGATGGGCGGCTTCGCCGCCTCGCGCATCCTCGAAGTGCACGGCGCGCGGATGACGAAGCGCACGTTCGATCCGGGCTTCCGCATCGAGCTGCACCAGAAGGACCTGAACCTCGCGCTCGACGGCGCACGCAAGCTCGGCCTCGCGCTGCCGCACACGGCCAGCGCGCAGCAGCTGTTCAGCGTGTGTGCATCGCACGGCGGCAAGGCATGGGATCACTCGGCACTCGTGCGTGCGCTCGAGATCATGTCGAACTTCGAGATCGGCCAGACGCCGGCCGCGTAA
- the lysM gene encoding peptidoglycan-binding protein LysM, protein MGLLSFIKEAGEKLLGHADAQAAEDPNAANQTAADAIKNYINTQGLDTSNLTVAFDGASRTVTLSGSVADLDTKAKVKVAAGNVQGVAGVNDDDLQPDDPEVQYHDVKPGDTLSAIAKEVYGDANKYPVIFEANKPMLSSPDRIYPGQKLVIPPQS, encoded by the coding sequence ATGGGTCTTCTTTCGTTTATCAAAGAGGCGGGTGAAAAACTGCTGGGTCATGCCGATGCGCAAGCCGCGGAAGATCCGAATGCCGCAAACCAGACCGCGGCCGATGCCATCAAGAACTACATCAACACGCAAGGTCTCGACACGTCGAACCTGACCGTGGCGTTCGACGGCGCGTCGCGCACCGTGACGCTGTCGGGCAGCGTCGCCGACCTCGACACGAAGGCCAAGGTCAAGGTCGCGGCCGGCAACGTGCAAGGCGTCGCGGGCGTCAACGACGACGATCTGCAGCCGGACGATCCGGAAGTGCAGTACCACGACGTGAAGCCGGGCGACACGCTGTCGGCGATCGCCAAGGAAGTCTACGGCGATGCGAACAAGTACCCGGTGATCTTCGAGGCGAACAAGCCAATGCTGTCGAGCCCGGACCGGATCTACCCGGGCCAGAAGCTCGTGATTCCGCCGCAGTCCTGA
- a CDS encoding asparaginase: MNTSNSASPSSAAALPRIAVLATGGTIAGAAPDAASTAGYQAGALGVNFLVDAVPALASVARIDAEQIASIDSKDLALPLWNTLAARIDALMADPAVDGIVITHGTDTLEETAYALHLVVNGDKPVVLTAAMRPATALSSDGPLNLLNAVTVAAHPSARGQGVLVAFNNRIHGARDVVKTSTYAVDAFQSPELGALGWVQDGRVEFARRVTRSRDTQLAIAAAWPPVEVVASYAGVTRTAVDALVAAGVRGLVVAGTGNGSIHATLQAALADAVSAGVVVVRASRVGSGHVMRNGAASDDALGFVSAGSLNPFKARVLLMLALANGIHGSDALQRAFDTL, translated from the coding sequence ATGAATACTTCGAATTCCGCATCCCCCTCGTCCGCGGCGGCCCTGCCGCGCATCGCCGTGCTCGCCACCGGCGGCACGATCGCCGGTGCCGCGCCCGACGCGGCCAGCACGGCCGGCTACCAGGCCGGCGCGCTCGGCGTCAATTTCCTGGTCGACGCGGTGCCGGCGCTCGCGTCCGTCGCGCGCATCGACGCCGAGCAGATCGCCAGCATCGACAGCAAGGATCTCGCGCTGCCGCTGTGGAATACGCTCGCCGCGCGGATCGACGCGCTGATGGCCGACCCGGCGGTCGACGGCATCGTGATCACCCACGGCACCGATACGCTCGAGGAAACCGCGTATGCGCTGCACCTGGTCGTCAACGGCGACAAGCCTGTCGTGCTGACGGCCGCGATGCGGCCGGCGACCGCGCTGTCGTCCGATGGTCCGCTGAACCTGCTGAACGCGGTGACGGTCGCCGCGCACCCGTCCGCACGCGGGCAGGGCGTGCTGGTCGCATTCAACAACCGGATCCACGGCGCGCGCGACGTCGTGAAGACGAGCACCTATGCGGTCGATGCGTTCCAGTCGCCGGAGCTCGGTGCGCTCGGCTGGGTGCAGGACGGCCGGGTCGAATTCGCCCGCCGCGTCACGCGTTCGCGCGACACGCAACTGGCGATCGCCGCCGCGTGGCCGCCCGTCGAAGTCGTCGCGAGCTACGCGGGCGTGACGCGGACGGCCGTCGATGCGCTCGTCGCGGCCGGCGTGCGCGGTCTCGTCGTCGCGGGCACGGGCAACGGCTCGATCCATGCGACGCTGCAGGCGGCGCTGGCCGATGCGGTGAGTGCGGGAGTCGTGGTGGTTCGCGCGTCGCGCGTCGGGTCAGGGCACGTGATGCGCAACGGCGCGGCGAGCGACGATGCGCTCGGCTTCGTGAGCGCAGGGTCGCTGAACCCGTTCAAGGCGCGCGTGCTGCTGATGCTCGCGCTCGCGAACGGCATTCACGGCAGCGACGCACTGCAACGCGCGTTCGATACGCTGTGA
- a CDS encoding PsiF family protein, whose translation MKIQSLVAAVLLGGMLASPAFAANSQQDKMKACNTQAAGKTGDERKAFMKDCLSAKPAKAMSQQEKMKACNTQATGKKGDDRKAFMKSCLSNAPAA comes from the coding sequence ATGAAAATCCAATCGCTCGTAGCCGCAGTGCTTCTCGGCGGCATGCTGGCTTCCCCCGCATTCGCGGCGAACAGCCAGCAGGACAAGATGAAGGCCTGCAACACCCAGGCAGCCGGCAAGACGGGCGATGAACGCAAGGCGTTCATGAAGGACTGCCTGTCGGCGAAGCCCGCGAAGGCCATGTCGCAGCAGGAAAAGATGAAGGCGTGCAACACGCAGGCCACCGGCAAGAAAGGCGACGACCGCAAGGCGTTCATGAAGAGCTGCCTGAGCAACGCGCCGGCCGCCTGA